AGCCATGTTCCTCTTAACCCCTGGCTTCCAGCTTACCGTTGTGCGAACATCTGTTCCTTCCCGGATACGGTTCACATCGACATGATTGTGGTGACTCGCAACATTGTAGTAGGGCGACCTGTTGACACGAGCTGCGTTCTGTCTACGGGGCTCGCCTCTCACGCCGGGGTGGAAGGAACTCGTCGTGGACATGCTGCGGGAAGACTGAATGGACATGGGGTTATTAAGCTGGTACCTAGCGGAGTTGGGCATAGGAGGCGGCTGTGGTAGACGGTGGCCGTCGTTGAGCATGTAAGCACCGCTCGGTTGAAACTGCGGCTGACAGAGTATGGGCCACATCGCAAAAGGGGGGACCTGAATTCCGTGAGTCGAGTAGGGAGTGTTGGGTCCGGACATGGGCGTTGCATGGCCCATCAGATGCATCGGAGGAGCCGGTTTGGATAGAGCCAATGCCTGGAGAGCGTTTGTCAGATCAACAGGTATGTTGTGGCTGAGGCCGTCGGCTGTGATATCTCTGGTGTCTTGGGGCGTCTGAAATAGGTCACCGGCATCCACGAGCGAGATCGTTATATGTGCTCCCTAGAGATTAATCAACCTCCACTCGGGATTATGGGTGCATAAAAGAGATTGATGGCCAAAACTCACCTCGACGACTCTGTTGTCAAGAGCACCCACTGCCGATATGGTTTTGGACGGGTCCTCGAATTGAAAGAAAGCCCTGAACACCGATGGATCATGATCTTGATGCACATAGAACGCAGAGAGTTGACCCTGTGACTGCAGCATGCG
The genomic region above belongs to Colletotrichum higginsianum IMI 349063 chromosome 2, whole genome shotgun sequence and contains:
- a CDS encoding RNA recognition domain-containing protein 2; translation: MADLNACFSKLHRLGLLVQEPIQVQCKGGRLSIQFSDIRDAVLIHDNVHRAEADFEAEYLSDGNFTEHMYRVPNKLGPWLSLVASATSLGLLDANAVEAAVKRMLQSQGQLSAFYVHQDHDPSVFRAFFQFEDPSKTISAVGALDNRVVEGAHITISLVDAGDLFQTPQDTRDITADGLSHNIPVDLTNALQALALSKPAPPMHLMGHATPMSGPNTPYSTHGIQVPPFAMWPILCQPQFQPSGAYMLNDGHRLPQPPPMPNSARYQLNNPMSIQSSRSMSTTSSFHPGVRGEPRRQNAARVNRSPYYNVASHHNHVDVNRIREGTDVRTTIMLRNIPNKVDQAMLKRIVDESSWGKYDFIMLFSTVNDEEQSGLTQRAPGSVGYAFINFVDVGLLSPSLCQAQTNTLWQPLDIIDVSRFCPDRDEVG